GTCACACACAACAAACTTATTTTGTGTTGAGATTTGAATGCACTTAATTGTAAATTATGGTCCTACAACTAATCGATATTCATAATTTTACGTCTTAAGCAAAATCTACCCGATGGCGATCTGAACTTACACAAAACGATATGTTGGATTGTGGTAGAATCTTTAATCTCGTGCTGATATAATATCATTTACAGAAGTCCTCTTgaccataggtagtatcatgcatgctaaCAACAAATTTTTGTTGAGGTGATACACAATTTAATGAGGGAAGAGAGGATTAAGTATCATGATATGATTCTGTATGTCATATGAAATGTTGTATTAGTGTCATACATGTAAATAAATATAGGAAACTATGAAACCAAATTATAATACTATGCATTGTGGCGGTAATATTATATAGTATCATATGCagaatactagtatatgatacgtcTCATTGTGACCGGCCTTAGGGCAACAGGTCAACTGATGCAGAAGCCGAGGTCATATAACTTTATTGTTTTTTGGGTTGTCTTAATCTTTTATTATTGCGAATAACTTTTTTTAGTGTTATTGCGAGCTAGTAACTTCACTTGTGCTTGATGCATGGCAACAAATGATGTGACTGAGTGCATCAATCGATATAAAGGTTGGAGTACAGCAGCTTTTTTGTGGGGAAGAAACTTAGTACTACAGCAACTGACCCTCTGGCTCACGATTTAAACTTTTGTTTACTGTAAAGACGATGGACCAGATAACAATCTGAACACTACCTGTATGCACTGATCTAAATCATGCCGAAGCTCAATGTACTTTCATACTTGTTTATAAAGTTGGCTCGACTCATTATTTCGCATACCTATCGAACACCACGTGTAAACGACCAACTGACTTAGGGTGAAACTTTATTTTTTCACGTATTGATACCACGTACAACCTGCTAACTCACGTATGAACCAGTGACAATTGTTCACGATATAAACTTTCATTTAGCTTACCAATCTGGTACTCCTATGTACAGACAGAAAAATTGATCATGTCATAGTGTTCTTGCAAATACCATAACAATACATGCCAATATAATATGTTATTGAAGATCAAAATACCACAACAATACATACATGCCAATATGGGTCAAAAACCAAAGATGTTTCACACACAATAACTCCGTGCTAGTTACTAGTAAAAGGCAAACATGATATAAAAACATGGTGTTGCTATTCGACTCTAATGAGTTCAATCTTGTTCTTCGGCAGGCTCCTTGAAATGCTCAGCAAAAACGCGACCAATAGGGGGGCAGCATCATCATCATGCTGGTATATAATTTCAGTAAGCCTAAGGTTGTCGCACATGAAATCCACCAGGTCGTCATCTCCAAAATACCAGTTCTGTTGACAGCATGGAGGATTAATATTGCAGACTAAATTGAGTTATGGAAAAAAAATAGATGAAAGAAGTAGCGCATGTTTGTCACTCGTTTGGTTTACAGCCACACTGGTAGCAACATTGTTTTCTCACGTGTCATAGGCTTATAAATGTGTGGCAAGATTCTCTCAAATGCGGCCAAGTGTAGAATCTCTTTTGATAGCTTAACCTCTTCTTTTTTTCCGCGGGTTGATAACTTAACCTTTAAACATGTATGCCAAACAAAGTGTGGTAAATAATGACTTTTTTTTGTGTCAAAATATATAATGACCAAGTTTAGTATACCAACCAAAGAGTACCCTGGTTGCACCTTGCTACAGCGCAAAGTGAGCTTCTCCAGGTTAGGTGACTTGTGCAGGTAAGGCTTGAGCCCCACGAAGTCGTCGCCAACAATGTAACACTCGTCCAGGAACAAGGTTCTAAGGTTCTGGAATACAGGAAGCTGAAGTTCCACAGAATCCCCAGGTCGGAACAGCAACTGAAAAACAGACATCCAGTTCCTGGTCGTTAAATAGCTCTAGATAAAGGAGATGCAAACGGAATAAAAAGGATGCCAATTACGAAGAACATACCCTGAAATGGGACAGGGTCAAAGTTGTCACATTAAGCAGCACGCCAAGAACCGATTGGAGCGCAGTTGCATCGTTTTCTTCAACCTCATTGAGCTCCTCGTCAGTCATCATGGGCAGATGAACCGACGCATCAGCAAGAGAGTCCATGGTATGTGGTTCATTGATATCAACAATGTGATCAAGCTCCCCGGCCAAGCGGAGAGAAACAAGAGCAGGAGCCCTTATAATCAACTTGAAAatctcatcctcctcctcatcatcacttTCGTCATCTTGCACCATGTATAAACCCTCCACAACCAATTTCTTGAGTGAGAAGGAGGTGATCTCATACCGGGTGGTGAAGTAACTGCAGTTTTCCAGTCGCACGTCCTCCAGCGCAGGGCACCTGCTAAAACTGATGTGGCTCGCAAAATCCTTGTCCAGGTGCACGTTGCAAAGGTGCAGCCTTTTGAGCTGGTAAGGCGGTGTATCATCTTGGCTGATGACGCGACGGACCCAAAGGCAGGCCGGCAGGCGGAGGTCTTGAGAGCTTAGCAGCAGCCGGAACGCATCTAGGAGCACAAGGTTGTTATGGTGGTCCAGGAGGAAGTTGGTGAAGCTCTGCAGCTCGTGGTCGCTACCGAACTCCCGCTGCTGGTCGATGTGGATGGACGGCACGGAGCGCCAGAGGTGCCTCCAACTCCTGGACAGCACGCACATCCGCACCGTCTGCCGGGACGACTCGAGGCGCGACAGGATGGCGCGGAGGACGTCGTCCCCCAAGGTGCTCAGCGTCCgcgggtcgtcggcggcggcggcatggccAACGCCGCCACCCCCACCCACATGCACATCACCGCCGCTCCCACCCGCATCGCCGTGGCTGTCGTCGTCACCCGCATCACTGCCGCCGGCCCCGCCTGCAACTGCAAGGCACGGCCGCTTCGGCTCTTGCTCGTCGGAGGCATCCGTGGAGCGCCTTGCTCCATCCATTTTCTGCTGTTCTGGATGGATTGCTGCACTAGTGGATGTGGATCAGACGAGGAGAAGACATATGAACTGGGGTACTAGCTAGTAGTACTACTTGAGAGTTGAGACTGATCGATTCTGTCCTTGTACTGAAGCCAGCCAGCTGAATGCTTGAGGTTAGGTTACAACGATGGGCATATCGGCCCTTAAATAGGAACCTAAACCAACTATAGTACGCATAGGCTGACGTCAATTACTTGCGTTACATCAGTGCTTTGAATTTCTTTTTTCTAATTAAACCGAACTTGCCGACCTGCAGCTGCTATCTTTTTCGCTTTTTAGCTAAGGCATGCATCTACAACGCTGACTCTCAAATCGGACACCGTATTCGTGCGCAGGCTGAGGGAGATCAGTTCGTAGGCACTAGTGTGGAAGCTGGGCCTCCGACCATGTCCGCATACGTTTCAAATCGAATTTCAACAAGCCGGACGAATTTCATTTAACACGACGGAATTCAGCAAAATTTGGACATAATTTACATAAAATGAATGATATTTCGTCCGTTTAACTAAACCAAGCCCGAAACACTCAATACAAAAATAGTTCAAATTCAGCGAGATAACCAGATGTTCAGCAAGTTTTTCGAAATCATCTATTCCAAATTCAACAATACTAGAGCCAGAACCGGCACTTATCATCCCACACTAACTGCCCCTTAAGCTCCATCCAACAACGTATGCGCGTGAATGGCCTGCCCTCGGTCCTGTAGTATATCATGACATCGCGTGCACGCTGTAAAACATGTACAACAACATTGAGTGAATGAATAAATTAATCAACATGTAGAGTAACAGGAAGCAATACTTAGAGGATCTCGGTCCCCCCGCCAGCGGGAGGTACTCCGTTCTCGTTCTTGTTAGTTTCAGCGTCTTGGTTGAGGCTGTGTGGCGGAGGTGATACCCCTCAGTAGGAATAATGTCTACCACGTTCTATCCTCATCCCGATGGTGCGTCTAGCTTTGTTGGAGGGTGTGTGGAGTTGTGTCTCCATCGGATCTCGCAGGATTCGGTCGGTACTGGTCTTTGGTGGATCCGTTTGGATCTGGTCTTTGTTCGTCTTTATTTGGGTGTTTACAGGTTTGGTCCTCCAATCTACGACTTTCTTCATCGGTGATGGTTCCTGCTCTGGTgcgttggtcctatggggccttagcaagaCGACTTCTCGACTGGCTACTACAACTATGTTTCCCCGGCTCCGACGAGGGAGGGCAATGATAGCGGCGCGCCTTTAGCTCGCTCCAGTGCTTTCTgtcatcgctaggtggtccatGGACCTGGTTGTAATTTTCATCATCTCTGATGTTCTTTGTACTGTCATCATCACAAAAGAAAAGTAATACTTGCTATCTCTATAGTTGAAGAGCCTAATGGCCACCTTGTCTTCTTACCGCGGGCGACTTATCGCAGGCTTCTTGCCGCGGGCTTCTTATCGTGGGCTTCTTACCGCGGGCTTCTTATTGCGGGCTTCTCATCTCCGGGACTCTAGGGACTCATCTTTCGGGTGATTCATCTCCGGGACTCATCTTCCGGGCGACACATCTTCCGGCTCATTATGTCCTACTTATCTCCCTGAGTGAACTTAACTCCAGAGATGACTTATCCTCAAAGATAACCCCAGAGATGACTTATCCTCAGAGATGACCCCAGAGATGACTTATCCTCGGAGATAACCCCAGAGATGACTTATCCTCAGAGATAAACCCAGACATGACTTATCCTCAGAGATAACCCAGGAGATGACTTATCCTCAGAGATGACTTATCCTCATGAGCGGATGTAGTAGTGGGTAATTTTCCCGACAGGCGGGGTGTTAGAGTCCTACGCGGCTGCGCAAAGCTCCCTTCTGCCACTTATTCCCCATCACTTGCTAGTTTCTCTTCGGCATGGTTGCTTGTAAGTCCTccccatcattttcttcttctccttcctcatccAATCCAATTGATTGAGCCGAGCTAGACCCATcatttttcttcatcttcttcgtgTCTTTTTTAAGCTCTTGGAGGACAGTTTGCCACCTGGGTTCCCATTCAGTTCAACCAACAATGTGAAAAAGTAAATGACTTCTTCTCCACTTGATGGTACAAAGCCGCCACCAAAGTTGCATGGGTTTGAACTCTGATGCCGCTTTGGTTCCGGCCTACAACTTGTTTGAGATAAGCAACAAATTTGCTAACAGCATCTTGGATGAGTGACCATCTATGTTTAAAAGAGCACGGGACATAGTTGGTGCATATTGGGTGTGGCTTCACATTGTGTTTTTGCTCATGGTAAAGTTTGTGGATTTTTTGCCAATATTTCTCGCATGTTTGCTCGGTTTCACAAACGGGGTCCATGCTAGTGTTGCACCAACTTTCACATAACAAAACATCTTTAAATTGTGTGATTGTGGAACCTTTAGGCTTTGCAACTTTCTTCTTTTTAGTGTGTGATGTTTGCCCAACTTTAAACAGCGAGGAATTGGTATCCTTCATAGTAAATTTCAAAGACTCTTGACCATTATTTATCAGGTCATGCAATATTTGTTCCTACCTATAATAGGCATCACAATTTAACTATCATCCTACAAATATGATCCGATGATATATACAACAGAAGAATCTAAGAATGCAGTTGTGAAAGGGGCAACAATTATACCGGTTCTtgatcgggcatttcatcgaacaccaagTCCCTGGAGTCAGGGTTTCCCGAGGACGGCCGATGCATTTGGAGCACCGGCAAAGTTGGTCATCATGTCCGTGTCGGAGGCAGATTGCAAAAGGCTCAAATCCGGGATTACATATTACTCCAAAATCACGGGTTACATATTACTACGTAGATCTGCAATAATTCCGGGCTGCATATTACTCCTACTAGTTGGGCAAACAATAATTCACTGGTTGCAGATCTACGTAGCAACATCTCTTTACATCATCCAACGAAGAAATTAATAGACTGATGACGATGCACCAAATCTACGTACTATACTACTATTGCACCATCATTTGTTCAGGACGAGTTGAATGGGACAACTACCACCCGAGATCAATCAATCTATTCTTCATTACCGAGTTGATGTTTGGCAGAAACCCTGACATGCCCACCAAAAAATTGACTAGTAGGtggacatcatcatcatcatcttattGGTAGCATATGATTTCGGTAAGCCTAAGGTTGTCGCAACTGAAATCCGTTGGGTTTGGGTCCTCCTCTATATGTGTAGAATTCACgacctgtttttttttttttttgatatGGAATTCAAGACCTGTTGACAGCGTAACAAAAAGGACTATTTAGATGTCACAAACTGAACTGAGTTATGGTAATAGTTGTTGAAAGAATAAGTTGGTAGCACCTTGCAACGGCGAGCTTCTGCAGGTTACACGAGTTCCGCAGGTAACGCTCCAGTCCCATGAAGTCGTCATTCATAATGATACTTTATCTGTTTCTAAATACAAGTTTTTTTAGAGGTTTTAATTAATGtgagctacatacggagcaaaataagtgaattcaTATTTTAAAATACGCCTATATACATCGATATGTAGTTTATACTGAAatttctaaaaaggcttatattgtaATACATGCCCCCGCACCATCTCTGCTGTGTGTCAGGAGACGATGTGGAGGAAGTCTTCCGGATGAATGAGGAGAAGGATGTGAAGGAAAGTGATGGACATGAAAGGAAATAGGGGTTCGAAATGAGTTGGGAGTGAGAAGGATGTcaaaaaacgcttttatattatatTATGAAACGGAAGGGGTAGttgtttactccctccgtcccataatataaaaaaaAAATTGACACTACACATTATCAGGCAGAGGCAGTAGTTGGCTTAATTAATTATGTGTCGAACATctttatttctcctgagatatctgCGTTGAAGATCTGGCAACATGTCTTCTCAAGCATTCGATGACGAAATTAATTGGTTGATGACGGTGCACCAACGATACGTACGAACCTTTGCTGGGGACTTGAATGGGTACAGCTAGCACACCACATCTATCAATCAATCAATTCATTTACTCCATCGATCGACAATATAATGAGATAACGATGATGGATTGGTCCCTCGCAAAAACAAAAACGATGATGGGCTGGTATTTTAGAGAGAGATTCATGCTATAGCCCGAGATTTTAAATCCACCACAAATCCAAGATCATGCATTACCGGCGATCTGAACTAACGCACAACGATCTGCTAGATTGTGGTAAGCAGAAACTTGTTTCTTGTGGGACGAGGATTTGGAGCTCTCGGGTGCTCCGCACCCCCGTACGAACATTTTGTTCAAAAAGAATACCgggattttttaaaaaaatctgaaattttgggaTATCAAACCTGGGTTTTCAATCTACCCTCGCgtgaaatttcactaaaaaatatcAGGAGACGTATTCGTGGCAAAAAGGACAAAAGAATTCTATATATAGAAAAACACTGTTTGGATGGATTTTTGTTCGGACAGTATTTCCTTCCCTACGGATATGTTTTTTGATATTTATTCGCAAAATTTCACACTGGAGTAGATCGGGGACCCAGGTTTGGTATCCCCAAAATTCAGATTTTTATTTTGATATTTTCTGGTATTTTTTAAGATTAATTTTCGTATAGGGGTGTGGAGCACCCAAGACCAAGAGCTCCTGTGTATTTTCCATTCTTGTGCAGATATAATATGATGCACATATATAACAACCGACCCTCCGGCTCATGATTTGAACTTTCATTCAATGTACAAACGATCGACCAATTTACAATATTAACACTGCAATTACGTACTGTTCTAAATCAtgcccaagcagcagcagcagccgccgccatGATTGCAACAACGGTGATGATCTACCCTTCCAACTTCTTTTCTCTATCTTTACTTTCATTTAAGGAATCAGTTCCTCTGACCAAAGACCACTTCTTTTTTACACGAACGCGCAAGAAATACCGCATATTGTCTGGTTCCTCGCACATATTCTTTTGGACATTGGTCACAACATACacagaaaataaaaagagcagAGGCAGAGCTGCTGAAAATGACAAGAGCCTCCCCATCGATCCCTAACGCCGCTTCTTTCCTCGTCCTGGCTCACCGAGTTAACTGATAAAACAACAAGGCCGATTCAGGGATGTTGCATAGCTGAACTCCACAAGAAGCAAAAGAAACTGCATGCCCCATGCTGTGCTGTTCAAACGGCCTGTGTTGCGCCACAAGATGTCTTCAGTGAATTCATAGCCTTCCTGCAATGTTCCCAACACCGATTATAGATCAGAACCATTATGGTTTTGGCAAAATTAGGCTTAGAATTTCAATGCTTGACTGAATTGTTCAACAAATGTATGTTTGCAATGTATAAATCTTCTCCTTCGATCATGTATGTAGATCACGATCAGAATCGCTCTAGATTCAGATATGACAATTTATGGGTGGGTGGGATGGGTTCTTTGAAAAGGGGGGGCTTCGTCGTCAGCTGTAACGTACCACAACGCAGACTCGATCTCAGGACTCCCTGGGTCCAACTTGGCTGCATCCAGAAAAGCATCGCATGCACCTCCATAGTCCTGATGATGATACAGTATAAGGTTAAAAATGATGAACAGCATGTGGCGACAGTCATCAATAACAAACTAGACAACCAGATAGATATCTTCGATCACACCTTCAATAACATGAGTGCTTCACCCTGCCGGTAGCAGGCGTTTGGCCAGCCAGGCCTCATTTCTCTGCACGCAAGTGCATCCTGCAAAGCTTCATGTCCATCACCCAGGCAGAGCCAGCAAAAGCTCCTGTCCGACAACAAGGTGGCATCATGACGGTCATACTCCATTGCCTGCATGCACCCAACAGGTTGAACGCAAACTTAGGACATGTCTGATCTGACTATAAAATCAATAATCATACCTTGCTTGTAAATATTTGTACTTCAAAAGGCAAGAAAGAAAACCTTGAATTTCTGATGATTTAGAACTTAAAAATGCACTAGTCTTGACAATATAGTCAATTCAAGTGCTTCTAAGCAAAGGATGTGTGGCAACAATCCCAGCTTTCCAACCTCATCATTTACTCCATTATGTTTTTCTCGCCCATGATTCGAAGTGGGGGAGAATCCCGAAGAAAGGGAATCATGGTCAGGCAACCATTGCTGcttatctatactactatatagtgtacgagTTTCGAATGGATCTAGAGCATCAATCCTGATCGTTGGTACCCTCAATCTAACGGTTGGGGGCAGTGGGATTCGCATCAACAGGAGCTGCCTCCAAACCTATGGCTGCTATTTCTAGGATTCACTATGTGACCCACCACCATCTGACCCTGTCATCTGACCACGCTCTAGATATTTCCACTATGAGGTGGACTACACACTTGCTCCTCTAAATTATTTTAGTCCTACCTGGCTACATGTTCACAAGAGACAGTACTGACCAGTAGAACTATCTCAGGAAAGCGTGCATGCGAGCCTAGAATTGCAATATTTTCCATTTTCTTTTATTTGAAACAAGTAGTAAGGTACCTAGGAAAAATAGAATGAGAACAAAAATGTGCAAAGAACCTATGAAATAGTACGTTTTGACACCTTTTATTTTCTTAGCTGACATGGTATTGAGAAGCTCAAAATTTATTATTAATTGTACTTCTTCTTTTCACTTCATTTTTCTCAAAAAATTCGAGTATGAGTCCAATAAACTAACGGACTTCATAAAcatatatttttatataaaaaGGGCGAAGACTCTTATCTTATGTTTCCTAAAGAAAATCATTGTACTATGTTTCTTGGGGGAATAGTTGTTATGCATTCCTTGCAAAGCCCAAAAATGATACCAAAAATGCCTACTGGATATCTCCCATTTGAAGCTTCTATGAGAAATTTACCATAATATGTCTGCTTTAGTTTTATAATTAATTTAGTACCATGCATATACATAATAAGCTGACGTGCAAAGCACGTACAAATTACTAGTGTTGTTAAGCATCTCCAGAAAGAGAGAAGCCGAAGGATCCTAGCGCAGGAAGTGATGACAGCGGCTGTGATAGTCAGTTCCATCCAGGAGGATGTTTCGATCCTCGAGTCTGCCCATCCTACGGTGCTGCGGCGCTTAGTTTAGCTTCCCTGTGTAAGTCTTTCGCGTTTTTCTCTGTTTTACAGTTGTGCTGCATTTATTTCCCTCTTCTATAATGCAAAAGAAGAGCTACAGTCGTTCCCCATCAAAACAGGAAACCAACAACAGTTCTACTGCTGTTTAAGGACACAGAAGTCCTTGTCAGGTCCCCATGATCAAACTTACATACGGCATTGGCAATAAAATTATCTTCAATAAATTAAACAGAGATGTGTCTCGAAGCAAAGCGTGAGGCCAACTGTACTTATTGGTCACAAAGATGATCACTCTCTCTAAAGGGAGCGTGTATGACAAGAATAATGTGAAACCAGATCATGATCACCAACATTTATTCAAGCAACTTCAGCTGATGAGATACAGTTCAAGATAACACATTGAAAAATAGGGTGTAGTAGCATACCGCGCTGTACAGTGTTGCCGCAGTAAAATAATCGTTTCTCTTGAGAGACTCAACCCCAAGTAACTTAAACTGTTCTATTGTTCTTACATTTGAATGTGCACCCTACATGACCAAGAAAACAAATGAATCGAGACTTAGGAATGCAAGTATAAAACAGTACCTATACTATTAAAATTTTAAAAATCAATAGGCACTAGTTGGGTGGCAGGGTGGTGTTTGGTGCTTGGATGGTGCAGCCACTTTTGGAAACAGTGTGTAATATTGTGCCACAAAAAATTAGCAGACCAGTCATGTTTCAGTTCAGAAACATCTTGATCCTCATCTTGCTCCTGATAGTACAAGGCTAGATTGCACCCACCGGTACAGACACGTGTATCAGTATCAAGGCAATACGGGTACGTAAATACGTCATTTCTGAGAAGTGCCAATTGAGAGATACGTTGGACTATTTTCTAAATAATATAAAACATATGTTATCAACTAAGCATCAAGCCATTTAGCATATATTTAGTCAGTGTAGTCCATTATCTTCTATCTTCTTATCCATGATTCCAACAAAAGCAAGAACCAACAGCCAAAGGGTAGTAGCAGTTTATCAAACATCAAAGTTAGTTAGAGAGAAAGGGAGGAGGAAATCAACAGCCTTCAATTAGATAGAATTCTTCAGGAtaatggaggggaggggaggggagcagGAGCACTGGAGAAGGAGCCTACCACCTGCACTACTGGTGCCTGAGAGGTAACAGGGATGTATTGGGAAAGACAGTATCGGATACGCTGGTTGCTGGAAGTATCAGTGTTTTCTTGGTACAAGGAAATGTTTATTTCCAGAACTCATGACATCTCCTATCATCTGACCAGTACAACAAAAATTATCTACTTCTAAACCAGCATTAGCAGTTAAAATCAGCTTCAGTACATACAGAAGTGTGTGTGCCAGATNNNNNNNNNNNNNNNNNNNNNNNNNNNNNNNNNNNNNNNNNNNNNNNNNNNNNNNNNNNNNNNNNNNNNNNNNNNNNNNNNNNNNNNNNNNNNNNNNNNNNNNNNNNNNNNNNNNNNNNNNNNNNNNNNNNNNNNNNNNNNNNNNNNNNNNNNNNNNNNNNNNNNNNNNNNNNNNNNNNNNNNNNNNNNNNNNNNNNNNNNNNNNNNNNNNNNNNNNNNNNNNNNNNNNNNNNNNNNNNNNNNNNNNNNNNNNNNNNNNNNNNNNNNNNNNNNNNNNNNNNNNNNNNNNNNNNNNNNNNNNNNNNNNNNNNNNNNNNNNNNNNNNNNNNNNNNNNNNNNNNNNNNNNNNNNNNNNNNNNNNNNNNNNNNNNNNNNNNNNNNNNNNNNNNNNNNNNNNNNNNNNNNNNNNNNNNNNNNNNNNNNNNNNNNNNNNNNNNNNNNNNNNNNNNNCCTCTTTGGCCATCACCCAGTAGGCCACCGTGAATATGGTGGCTATTATGTTTCTTGTATAAGACTACTTAAGCTGGGCTCAGCAATCATCTACCTTGATCTGCACTATATTGATCATCCACCCTTTTTTTCCTCAATACAATGGCATGCCGTTCTCCTGCGTATTCTAGAAAATAAAACTACCAACTTAGCACTTTCTACACACAAATAACTTCACAAGCCCATCAACCCCCAACCAAAGAATTTTTTAAAAGATTATCTAGCATGTATAAAATTCGTGTTCATCGAATCAGAGGCAAAATGAAATGCTAATTTGTTTATGGTAATTCTAACCGGGAAGCTATGGATTAACAGTTGATGCCAAGGTTAAActagaaaaatatataaaataaaCAGGATCTAATGCATACCTGTTTCCTAGACACTCTTGCATGCTGTATTATTCCGTCAACGCTCCAATCATGCACAGTTGGAATACAAGAAGTTACAGGAAATAAGATCTCAACACCTTCCCTTGTACCGCGCTGTGCAGCGAGTTCTATTGGAAACCTACCAGACTGTTATAACCAAAGTTCAACTTCAGAAAAGCACTTCCAGAAAGGCCAGGGGAATAGAAACGAAGAAAGCAAAAAATGTACTCCATAGTTTCAATAattaagaaaaaaaatgagaaCTAATTGTGAAAATGACTGTAAAAGAACAGTGTTTGTCCCTTTACACTAGTGTTCCTTCTAGCATCCCCTCGTTCTAGCACCCCCTTGTTCTGACTGCAACGTAACAACGCTGACAGAAATCGAAGCAAGATTCCAAGTTGTCCTGTTTTCTTCGGCGATGACATTGAGCCTTTAAACATAAGTAGCATTGGTACAGTTAATCTTGTACAAGTCCAACCAACTCATACAAGATATGCAGGATTTCAAAAAAATGGTAAAGCAATGTCTTCTATATGTT
Above is a window of Triticum dicoccoides isolate Atlit2015 ecotype Zavitan chromosome 5B, WEW_v2.0, whole genome shotgun sequence DNA encoding:
- the LOC119310718 gene encoding MEIOTIC F-BOX protein MOF-like, whose product is MDGARRSTDASDEQEPKRPCLAVAGGAGGSDAGDDDSHGDAGGSGGDVHVGGGGGVGHAAAADDPRTLSTLGDDVLRAILSRLESSRQTVRMCVLSRSWRHLWRSVPSIHIDQQREFGSDHELQSFTNFLLDHHNNLVLLDAFRLLLSSQDLRLPACLWVRRVISQDDTPPYQLKRLHLCNVHLDKDFASHISFSRCPALEDVRLENCSYFTTRYEITSFSLKKLVVEGLYMVQDDESDDEEEDEIFKLIIRAPALVSLRLAGELDHIVDINEPHTMDSLADASVHLPMMTDEELNEVEENDATALQSVLGVLLNVTTLTLSHFRLLFRPGDSVELQLPVFQNLRTLFLDECYIVGDDFVGLKPYLHKSPNLEKLTLRCSKVQPGYSLNWYFGDDDLVDFMCDNLRLTEIIYQHDDDAAPLLVAFLLSISRSLPKNKIELIRVE